From Chloroflexota bacterium, one genomic window encodes:
- a CDS encoding HAMP domain-containing histidine kinase gives MDDAQDLIELANLVVGFASLGLGLWLYLKLRRAGSAGFKLIFLLIPVFFLIHTAVGVFLSHDSLILTFLYDLTEAPTALVTMLILYFLYKMEQQRIKEEAHKHYLQELNRTKDHLVAIVSHELRTPMTVINGFSELLLTRQVSAETQQLWLETIHQEAQQLTRIINDLLDISRLEAGKVELHKEPLDLRPLINRCVEVFRSQTDKHTLKATLAGDLPLVLADKDRLFQILTNLVGNAIKYSPAGGEVTVMARPLTDFPPGMSLGNSGAFVEISVCDQGIGIPAEDLPRLFESFSRVGLSDTRVIEGVGLGLFITKNLVEMQGGRIEVESRPGQGSCFRFTLPCHTQ, from the coding sequence ATGGATGATGCCCAAGACCTGATCGAATTGGCGAACCTGGTAGTAGGTTTCGCCTCTCTTGGATTGGGCTTGTGGCTCTATCTCAAGCTGAGACGAGCAGGCAGCGCCGGGTTCAAACTTATCTTCCTCCTGATACCAGTATTCTTTCTCATCCATACCGCGGTGGGGGTTTTTCTATCCCACGATTCCCTCATCCTTACCTTCCTGTATGACCTGACCGAGGCACCCACAGCGCTAGTCACGATGCTGATCCTGTATTTCCTGTACAAGATGGAGCAGCAGCGGATAAAAGAGGAGGCGCACAAGCATTATCTCCAGGAGCTCAACCGTACGAAAGATCACCTCGTGGCCATCGTCTCCCACGAGCTGCGCACCCCCATGACCGTGATCAACGGCTTCAGCGAACTCTTACTCACGCGCCAGGTCTCAGCGGAGACACAACAGCTCTGGCTGGAGACGATTCATCAGGAAGCGCAGCAACTCACTAGGATCATCAACGATCTACTGGATATCTCTCGCCTCGAAGCGGGCAAGGTGGAGCTCCATAAAGAGCCACTCGACCTGCGGCCGCTTATCAATCGCTGCGTAGAGGTCTTTCGATCTCAGACGGATAAGCATACCCTTAAGGCTACCTTAGCAGGGGATTTGCCCCTGGTCTTGGCCGACAAAGACAGGCTCTTCCAGATCCTCACCAATCTGGTGGGAAACGCCATCAAGTATTCACCGGCCGGGGGCGAGGTAACGGTGATGGCTCGTCCCCTAACCGACTTCCCGCCTGGCATGAGTTTGGGGAACAGTGGGGCGTTTGTGGAAATCAGCGTCTGCGACCAGGGCATCGGCATTCCAGCGGAAGATTTACCCAGACTTTTTGAGTCATTCTCCCGTGTTGGCTTGTCGGACACCAGGGTGATCGAGGGGGTTGGGCTCGGCCTCTTCATCACCAAGAACCTGGTGGAGATGCAGGGGGGAAGGATTGAGGTGGAAAGTCGGCCCGGGCAGGGTAGTTGTTTCCGTTTCACCCTGCCCTGTCATACCCAATAA
- a CDS encoding nucleotidyltransferase domain-containing protein, translating into MATQTKAYQKSIEQLKREILSRIGDRIDSIVLYGSAARGEYRPLESDIDILVIAEDDNSSLKAEISSVIGEIDLRNATATSLVYLSRSNFRSYLGWGSPLLESVLEEGVILYDNGTFELVRRSLVKASK; encoded by the coding sequence ATGGCGACTCAAACAAAAGCTTATCAAAAATCAATTGAGCAACTGAAGAGGGAAATACTGTCCCGCATAGGCGATAGAATAGATTCCATCGTGCTGTACGGCTCTGCCGCAAGAGGTGAGTATCGCCCTCTGGAGAGCGACATAGACATCCTTGTCATTGCTGAGGATGATAACAGTTCTCTAAAGGCCGAAATCTCTTCGGTGATAGGCGAGATAGATCTGAGAAATGCAACAGCTACCAGCCTTGTTTACCTTTCCAGAAGCAATTTCAGGAGCTACCTTGGATGGGGCTCTCCTCTCCTTGAAAGCGTACTCGAGGAGGGTGTCATCCTCTATGACAACGGAACCTTCGAGCTAGTTCGTAGAAGCCTCGTTAAAGCGAGCAAATGA